Part of the Thermocladium sp. ECH_B genome is shown below.
ATTTTGCGGAGCACTACGATGCTGTGGTTATGGAGGATATCTCCGTTAAGCAGCTTATTGGTAAGTCTGGGAGGAAGATGAGGCAAAGGCTTCATGACGTCGCCATTCATGAGCTTAGGAGCATCGTGAAGTACCAGATGGAGAAGTATGGGAAGAAGGTGGTTTTAGTGGATCCGAGGGACTCCTCGAAAACGTGCGCCAAGTGTGGCTACGTAAAGGACTTAACTTAGTGATGGGGTGTTTGAGTGCCCAGGTGTGGTTGGAGGGCTGATAGGGATTATAATTCCTCTCTTAATCACTTGAGGCGTGCGGGGTGGGAGCCGCCCGCAGCGCCCGTGGAGCTCCGCCCACTACCCATAACGATGGGCAAGGCGGGGCAAGGAAGCGGGAAGCCCCGCCCTTAAGGGCGGGGTAGCTCACAGTGATGATGATAAAATCAGATATAGTAACACGTTTGGAACAAACATTACGAATACATAGATTGTGAATACTATCTCCGTGGATAAGCTAGTTTCCAGGGATACCAATGTTGAGAGCAGCGAGATGGATACCACAGTTGATAAATAACTCACCGTATATACTATTGCCGCTATTAATGGATTATACATTAATCCAAGAATATATGCAAGTGAGTATATTGTTGAGGCAGTGAAGAGCGGTATGAGCGAGGCCAGGGAATACGTTACCCAATATATCATATCATGCAAAGGCATCAATATTCTCAGTATCATAACATTAATGATTATGAATAAAATTATTGATATAATAGTTACATATTGAGGAATAAATACGTCAGTCGTCGGCAATAAAAACAGCAGTTTAATACCACTCATATACATTATGATGCTGCTCAACGCCAATATCAGCAATGAATAGATGAGCAATATTCTGGACTCTACTTGATGAAGATAAACACCTATCGGCCTTAATGATAGGTAATTAATTAATTTATGCAGTGAACCAAGGGGCTTCTCCTCATCTATATTCATTCCACGTAAAGCATCAACCACATTTCTACCCCTATCGGTTAAGAGCACATTTGATCCTATCCTAGTCACAAGTCCCTGAAGCCTCATGGTTTCTATATCATATAATAATATGGATAGTGGGATGTTCAATTCTTTTTCTAATTCCACCAATGATTTTGATGATGCATAAATGGCCTTTAATATCCTTAACCTACGGGGACGAGAAATCACATAACGAATATACATCGGTCCATTATTAGCTGATCCATTCATTAATTAACCACCTCAAATTCATTCCTTAAACGAGCAGAATACATATAACTATGGTGAGGAACTCCTACTCCACTACCTAATTCAAGTAGCAACAATAGATGAATCACCGCATCCTCTGCATCATAGTGATCACAATTATTTAAGTATTTTCGTCCAATATGACGGCTAGTAGATACGCAAAGCAAGGAAAGCATATAAATATGGTTCAAAATATATTATCAAGGTAATAAATGACTATTGATGAAATCAAGAGTTGGATCATCTCACTGCTCACGAGGAGACAACGAGTCACTCTCAATGAATTACTGGAGCAAGCCGAATCTAAAGGAATAGGACGACTAGCTCTCTTTATTGCAATTAACCAAATAACACAAGAGGAAAGAGACATAATAGCCCGCAATCCCATAGAAATCACTAGAATATCAATAGGAAATGAAGAAATCAGAATTTCACTACCTCAAGAAATGGAAAAGAAACAAATCACAAGACAACGGCGACAACATACCAAAAGTACCGCTAACATAATGGACGTACTATTCACAANAACAACAGAAAGAAGAACAAAAACAAGAACAAAAACAACAGAAAGAAGAACAAAAACAAGAACAAAAACAACAGAAAGAAGAACAAAAACAAGAACAAAAACAACAGAAAGAAGAACAAAAACAAGAACAAAAACAACAGAAAGAAGAACAAAAACAAGAACAAAAACAACAGAAAGAAGAACAAAAACAAGAACAAAAACAACAGAAAGAAGAACAAAAACAAGAACAAAAACAACAGAAAGAANAACAAAAACAAGAACAAAAACAACAGAAAGAAGAACAAAAACAAGAACAAAAACAACAGAAAGAAGAACAAAAACAAGAACAAAAACAACAGAAAGAAGAACAAAAACAAGAACAAAAACAACAGAGACTCAATATCACTCTTCCTGGCTTCAACGAGTCCGATGTTGAGCGGGGGGTAATGGCTATAATTCAATATCTTAATAAATATTGGAGCGTGGGTAGAATACGGCTAATTGATGATGTTCATCACATTACCGGCATTCCACGTGATGCTTTATCGCGAATATTGGATGCAATGGGCAAGCAAGGCCTTGTAGAGATAGTGGAGCCTGGCGTAGTTAATAAAACAGACAAGACTCCGGTCATTGGCATCAAACTCTCGGAGCTTCTTAATTAACTCCCCACACTAACGGGATTACACACTCTAAATACCAAGAGGATTATTCTGCTGCCGCGACCCTGTCTCATTGAATAAATCTGCTCCTAATTGAATTATAGCAGAAACACATGCCAAGTCTCTTTATTGACGTAGTAATAATAATTGAATTATTCACTTTAAGAGGGGAGTTTACCTTTATTCTGACCTCCTCCCCGCCCTAAAGGGCGAGGCTTGTTGTTCGTTTTATCAGAGGACTCCCATGTATTCCTTAGCTAGCTCCAGGTACGCTTTATAATTATTAATTATGCGAGCTTTGGTCTCCTCATCAACGGTTTTTATGACCTTAGCTGGAACACCTACTGCAATGCTGTACGGCGGTATTACTGACCCTTCCGTTACCACGGCACCGGCACCTATTATTGAATAATCACCTATAACCGAGTTGTTCAGCAATATCGCTCCCATTCCTATTAATACATTATTTCCGATCTTTGCGCCATGAATCAAGGCCCTATGACCTATCGTAACCCCATTACCTATTTGGGTGACTATCCCCTTATCTGTATGCACCACTGTAAGATCTTGTATGTTAGTATTATCTCCTATAATTATCTTATCCTCATCTCCTCTAACTACCACGAATGGCCATAAGCTAACATCATTGCCTATCTCCACATCACCTATCACATATGCAGTACTCGGTATCAATACATTCCTGCCTATCCTTGGATACTTATCCCTATACCTTAAGACAGGCATAGAAAAATACCCATTTTAGGCTTTAAAACATTAATTAGAATAACTCAATTCATTGAAGATGAATCAGCTGCAAAATCGATATTAAAATCACTATGCAGATTACCCCATCTTGATGAGCGGAGTTTCACAGGTGATGACCCAATGCTAGATCATTCTTAACATACCCACACCTAGCGCATGTTCTTGCGGCGTAAGCTGGATTAATGTGAAGGACAAACACCACCTAGAGGAAGTTCCGGAATAAGATATTTCTATCGATTGGTGAGGATGACCCTGTTGTTAAGATATGTCATTCCGGATGCCGGGAAGGTTTAGGTGATGACAATAACGGTTGTGTGCTCCAGGGCATACAGCATAGAGAACCAGAGAAGAATGTAGCTAGCCACCTTACTGGTAATTCCTCAGTTTCAATCACACATTATTGAGAAAACTAGCATTGTAGTTTCATCAAGAAACCCCATTACTCATGATGAATCATCGTGGAGTAGTCTCCACAAAGGAACCCCTAACCTCGGAAAAACACTTGCCCATTCAGAACTAGGAAGAAGTCAGCAAAATCATTATAACGATATGTTTAAAACTAGAAGAGCGCCTTTGCTTTAATGATTTATGGATTTAATGAAGGTGATTAAATAATGGAGATCAATGTATCGGATAAACAGATAGTTTTGCCGGGGGATCAAATAGGAGTGAAGGGGGCTTCACCCATAAGTGGCGCAATTTATACTGAGGGGGATAAGGTATTCGCCGCAGCCGTGGCGGTAATTAACGTGAAGGAATTGGATTCCGGCGAAAAGGAAATTCAAGTAATTCCATTAAATGGAACATATAGGCCCCGGGTTGGCGATATGGTAATAGGTTATGTAATTGATATAACGGTCACCGGCTGGGAGGTCGACATAAAATCTCCTTATGCTGCTTTTCTCTCGATTCATGAAGCTACCTTAAGGCAATTAGATGTGACTACCGTGGATCTAAAATCAATATTGAAAATAGGGGATGTAATTCTGGCTAAAATAATAGATGTTAATTTATCCAGGGATTACCCGGTTACGTTAACCCTAAGGGAGGCACGTTTAGGAAGAATAGAAAATGGAGTGGTGATAGAGGTTGATCCCACAAAGGTTCCGCGGGTAATAGGTAAGAAGGGATCAATGGCTAACATGTTCAGGGAGGAATTGGGTTGCGACGTCACCGTTGGACAAAATGGGCGTGTATGGATAAGATGCAAGGATCCAGAAGATGAATCCTTCGTGGTTCACGCAGTTAAGAAGATAGAGCGGGAAAGCCATACTAGTGGATTAACAGATAAAATGAAGGCTTATGTAGCGGAATACAAAGCTAATCGCGCAGCATCAAAGACACAACCATCCTAAGGCTCAAGTCCTTCCTGATTATTTGTTATATGCATGGGGGAAGCCCCTTAAGGGTGGGGTAGCTCACTTGTTGTTACGTACTTCATCTGATGCCCCTCTGGAGGGATTGGGCTTTAATTTATTGGCCAATGCAATAATTTATTTAAAGTGGTATCGCTGCCATTATTGGAATGACATTAATAGATAGATATGGTAGGCCGCTGCTTAAGCTTAGGATAGTCGTTAATAGTGTCTGCAATTTCTCCTGTATATTTTGCCACTTTGAAGGACAGGCCAAATTGATTCCCGAGCTCTCTCCTGGCGATATAGGTTTCGTCGTTGATGCGGCCATGAAGATTGGAATAAGTGACTTTAAGATAACGGGCGGCGAGCCTCTCTTGAGACGAGATATATTGGATATCGTTAAGGAGATATCATCTAGACGGCCAAACGATATTTCCCTCACTACTAATGGGTATAATCTGAAAGACTTGGCCAGCGACTTAAGGAATTCCGGTCTCTCTCGGCTAAATGTTTCTCTACATAGTTTAAGACCAGATAGATACAAGTATATAACTGGAGTTAATGGCTTCGAGAATGTTATAAATGGATTAATGGAGGCCAAGAATTACTTCAATAAAATAAAATTAAATGTGGTTCTATTAAACGGAATAAACACCGATGAAATAAACGACATAATAGATTTCGCGGTCACTAATGAATTCAACCTGCAATTCATCGAATTAATGCCGGTAGGTGATGGGTCTCACATATTTGGAAAATATTACTATGATATAAACAATGTATTACCATTATTAGAGAAAAGGGGGAGATTCATAGGGAATAGGGCCGATCTCCATAATAGGCCGTTATTTATGGTGGACGGCATAAAGGTGGAGCTAATAAAGAATTATAAGAATCCAACGTTCTGCGCTGGATGCACTACAATGAGGCTCACATCGAATGGTGGACTAAAGACCTGCCTATATAGGGAACCAATCATGAATCTATGGAACATAATAAAGAATAGGGATCTAGATTCATTAATTAATGCATTTAAACAAGCCAACATGATGAGGGAACCAAACTTCAAGAGCGTTGAACCAAGTAACATAAAGATAAGGCTTACCTCCAGCACATAATACATTAATCCATACTAGTTACTTACTTGCTTGAAGACTACATTCATCGCCCTATAGGTAAGTCGAAGAATTATTTCCTTTTCAGGCTAGATTGTGCGGCTACCTATGCCCATCAATCGCAGTTCATGAATTAATCCCTCATATATGCTTCTGGCAGTCTCTCTCCTTATGCTTAACTTTGCGCATGCAGATGCAGTGTCAAGCATGCATGTATTTGGTACATCGCTTAGCAAGGAGATTTCATTTATTATTCGTTCCCTATAATTTCCTATTGGGTGTGAATTAATGGCTATGTGGAGTGATGCCAGTAATTCATGCAGAATATCTATTACTAATTCAGTACAACAATCATTATTTTCAGAGCCATGGTCATCCTCATATAGCAGATTTAAAATATTTCCAATAGTTGACTCTATAAGCTGTAGATCCATTGATTTCACCTTATCTAAATTGCTCAGCAAAATCAAGTTTTTATTCATAATTATAATAGATATTTATCCACTTATAAAGATAAGGGTTTAGAGGAGGCATTACCCTTCTTCCTTTAAAGTGTGCTTCACTGAATTTTTGCCTCTACCATAGGACTTTATCTTACAAGGGGTTAAGGGGACAAAGGATCCCTTCATGTGAATAATAGGATAGTGCTCGTTGAGGCGTAAACCCTAACCGAGGGGCCCTCTTATTAGGGCAGAAACCTATGTGGTTTCTCGATATTCGCATCGTTAATGAGGGAGCTAACGTAATGCATGATCATCCGCCTCCAATAGGAGGCAGCAGAACTACCTCATCCCCATCATTTAATTCGGTTAAAAGTCCTTTTCTGAACTCTATTGCCCTGCCATTAACTAATATATTATATCCATCCCGTACTTTATCTCCGTCAAGCAGAGTTTTGGATATGCTTGGATTTACTTTCTCATCTATTATCTTCAACAGGTCGCGTATGGTGTACCCATTAGGCAGCTCAAGCTCCATTCTCAAGGTCTTAGCCATATCATAAAACGTGGCCAAAAACTTCACTATTACCTTCATCTTATTTGCTTTGCAGGTTTTCTCTTAATAAGCCTTTGTTTTTAGGCAATCAAAAATGAATGAGTGCCCCTAATTCGCCTGTATATTTTGCGTGGAGCAGTGATAAAATGAATGACAAGCCTCGCCTTTCAAGGTTGGGTAAAGCCTAAGTCCTGGTGTTGGTGGGATAGTTAGCTTCCCTAGTCAATTCTTTGGGAATGAGGAGTGAAGGGCCAACCCCGCAATGCCAAGGGAATGAGTAGCGCCCGTGAATGGGGCGTAACCCCCTAGATCTAGGGGAATCCTCGCCAAATGGTGGGGAAGAGATCAGTTCCAGATATGTGTGGCATAAGGTATCTTGATTTATTGCTTTATAAAAGAATGAGGCCTCCATCCTTTAAGGCAAGGAATATATCACTTGTACCTTACATTATTAGGGTCAATTCTATTCAATAGGCTAAGCTCCTCCTCATTTAATGGATCCATGTAGGTCAATGAATCCATGTGTGGAGCAAAGCCCATGTTTGATAATACATCGTTTAGATCAGTTCCACGTATTAATGATTTTAGTACCCATTCACTTATTGATTGATCATATTCCATGTATGCTTTTGGCGTGCAAAGAACTATTCTTCTTTTCTCATCAATGGAGGGCCCAGGTGCGGTGATGAAGTCAACCTTGGCGGGAAGGCTTCTCTTACTATGTTCATTTAACCAAAGTATTAATTTTCTTGAATGTACATATAGGTAAGCTGCTGCGGCTCCTCCAGGTAGTCTAACCCTCGGTTTTTCCCAACTACCTATCACAGATATATTCAAGTTAGCTTGCGCATCCACTTGAGCCGCACTGAAGAACATTATATCTAGGAGCCCCTTTCTAGCCAAGTCGAAAGCCTCCAAACTAGTAAGTATTCCCTTGCCTCCATGAAAGGCAAAGGGATCTCCAGATGATGGTGTGATGCTTATGTCCTCCGCATCATATATCTCAGAGACGCTAAGTAGCTTGAGCCTCAATCCCCTAGCCTTAGCTAATGCAACGGCAAGAAGAGGCAATGCTGATGAGAGACCCACATACACCAACGACTCATTATCTATTGCGCGACTCATGCAATTAATCACGTTATCTATGGGTCTCTCGTTTCTCACAATAGCTTCACCACATTACCATAATTAATGCCATTTCTCACGGATTCATAATAGGATTTTATTGCATCATAATTAGCTTCATATAAACCATACATAGAGGTCGGATAAGCTCCTCGAGGTGATTCGATGACAGCATTAACCTTTATGCCAGGAATTGTTAACCTGCTTGGGTCTTCCTTGAAATAATCCTCATCAACTATCCGCTCGGCTGTTATGATCACCTTCTTTGATGCATAGACCTTGAGGAGATCCTCGTATTTAGGACCAACTAATTCTGCGTCTCCCTCGGCGTCGGCATTATGTACGTGAATGATAGCTACATCTGGTTCTATTGCCTTAACTACTAGCACATCTTTACCTGTAAATGGGTCCCTAGTTAATCCCCACGTGTTATCATCTAAGTGCATCTTCACAATATTAGATCTCAAATCAACGGAGCTAACCATAAATGGTAATCCAAATGCACCTGCTCGTAATCCAGCCATTATTGCTTCACACACATCCTCCTTAACTCTTAATTTGCCGGTCTCCGCAAAAATTCTAAAAGCTGGCGCTATTCCAAATCTCTCAAATGAAGCCATAGCCATCCTGACCTCATCCNCCTTCCCTGAAAGTATTAGCAGGTCAAAAGCAAGCCCTGGTTCCCTATCAAGTAATCGCAAATTACGCCTATTGCTGCTTCCGAGAGCCTTTGCGAAAGCCATGGGGTTCCTATGGAAGGACATTCCGCCAATTGTGATCCAATCTCCATCATTGATCAACTCTATTGCATAATTAAGATCAACCAATTTATTTGCCATAGTAAGATTATAGATTAGCAAAGAAAAATAAATTTTTCTACTAATTAATTGATAAACGAATGACAAGCCTCGCTCTTTAGGACGGGTATGGGCAAATCCTAGTGAAGGGCAGCAAAACACATCTGAATCCCAGCATGAAGTGAGCCTCAGTAGCCCCGGTGAAAGCGGGGTAACTCCCAAACCCCAGGGAACCCTCGCCAAATGGCGGAGAGGGGGTCAGAGATTTCTTGCGCAAGATTGGTTTCTCACGATAGAAACCAATATTAAGTATTCTAGATTCAGTGATCTAAATGAGCGAATGCGGCGTAGATCTTCAATGCATTACAGGAATACTGAGAAGCGCAATTCATGAATTACCTAATGCCAGAGATAAGGTAGCTAAGGTGGTAAATAGCTTGCCTGAAAACTTGTTGAACGATATAATTAATAATGA
Proteins encoded:
- a CDS encoding CoA-transferase, producing the protein MDNVINCMSRAIDNESLVYVGLSSALPLLAVALAKARGLRLKLLSVSEIYDAEDISITPSSGDPFAFHGGKGILTSLEAFDLARKGLLDIMFFSAAQVDAQANLNISVIGSWEKPRVRLPGGAAAAYLYVHSRKLILWLNEHSKRSLPAKVDFITAPGPSIDEKRRIVLCTPKAYMEYDQSISEWVLKSLIRGTDLNDVLSNMGFAPHMDSLTYMDPLNEEELSLLNRIDPNNVRYK
- a CDS encoding molybdopterin synthase sulfur carrier subunit; translated protein: MKVIVKFLATFYDMAKTLRMELELPNGYTIRDLLKIIDEKVNPSISKTLLDGDKVRDGYNILVNGRAIEFRKGLLTELNDGDEVVLLPPIGGG
- a CDS encoding RNA-binding protein gives rise to the protein MEINVSDKQIVLPGDQIGVKGASPISGAIYTEGDKVFAAAVAVINVKELDSGEKEIQVIPLNGTYRPRVGDMVIGYVIDITVTGWEVDIKSPYAAFLSIHEATLRQLDVTTVDLKSILKIGDVILAKIIDVNLSRDYPVTLTLREARLGRIENGVVIEVDPTKVPRVIGKKGSMANMFREELGCDVTVGQNGRVWIRCKDPEDESFVVHAVKKIERESHTSGLTDKMKAYVAEYKANRAASKTQPS
- a CDS encoding gamma carbonic anhydrase family protein encodes the protein MPVLRYRDKYPRIGRNVLIPSTAYVIGDVEIGNDVSLWPFVVVRGDEDKIIIGDNTNIQDLTVVHTDKGIVTQIGNGVTIGHRALIHGAKIGNNVLIGMGAILLNNSVIGDYSIIGAGAVVTEGSVIPPYSIAVGVPAKVIKTVDEETKARIINNYKAYLELAKEYMGVL
- a CDS encoding molybdenum cofactor biosynthesis protein MoaA, which codes for MTLIDRYGRPLLKLRIVVNSVCNFSCIFCHFEGQAKLIPELSPGDIGFVVDAAMKIGISDFKITGGEPLLRRDILDIVKEISSRRPNDISLTTNGYNLKDLASDLRNSGLSRLNVSLHSLRPDRYKYITGVNGFENVINGLMEAKNYFNKIKLNVVLLNGINTDEINDIIDFAVTNEFNLQFIELMPVGDGSHIFGKYYYDINNVLPLLEKRGRFIGNRADLHNRPLFMVDGIKVELIKNYKNPTFCAGCTTMRLTSNGGLKTCLYREPIMNLWNIIKNRDLDSLINAFKQANMMREPNFKSVEPSNIKIRLTSST
- a CDS encoding CoA-transferase translates to MANKLVDLNYAIELINDGDWITIGGMSFHRNPMAFAKALGSSNRRNLRLLDREPGLAFDLLILSGKXDEVRMAMASFERFGIAPAFRIFAETGKLRVKEDVCEAIMAGLRAGAFGLPFMVSSVDLRSNIVKMHLDDNTWGLTRDPFTGKDVLVVKAIEPDVAIIHVHNADAEGDAELVGPKYEDLLKVYASKKVIITAERIVDEDYFKEDPSRLTIPGIKVNAVIESPRGAYPTSMYGLYEANYDAIKSYYESVRNGINYGNVVKLL